The following is a genomic window from Pseudomonas purpurea.
CGATGCGCAACGGCTACCTGCTGGTCAAGGGCGGCAGCGAAGGCGATGCCACCGCCACCGAGATCGAAGGCGTGTTTGCCGCGGGCGATGTGGCCGACCACGTGTACCGTCAGGCCGTCACTTCCGCCGGCGCAGGTTGCATGGCGGCGCTGGACGCCGAGAAGTACCTGGACGACAACTGACCACTCTCATGCGGCAGGCCCGGCCTGCCGCTGCCCTCCCCTTCTGCAAGCCCGGATGCCATGCTGACTTGGTTACAACGCAATACCTTGAGCTTTCCGCCCCTGGAAAAAGCCATGCGCGAGCCCAACGGCTTGCTGGCAGCCGGTGGCGACCTGTCTGCCGATCGCCTGATTCAGGCCTATCGCCATGGCTGCTTCCCCTGGTTCTCCCAAGGGCAGCCGATCCTTTGGTGGTCGCCCGACCCGCGCACGGTGTTATTTCCCGACGAACTGCATGTCTCGCGCAGCCTGGGTAAACTCCTGCGCCAGCAACGCTACCAGGTGACCTTTGATCGGGATTTTCCAGCCGTTATCAAGGCCTGCGCTGCACCGCGTGATTACGCTGACGGCACCTGGATCACCGAGGCCATGCAAAACGCCTACCTCGAACTGCATCGGCGCGGCTACGCGCACTCGGTCGAGGTCTGGGACCAGGGCGTCTTGGTGGGCGGGCTTTACGGACTGGCCATGGGGCAGCTGTTTTTCGGCGAATCAATGTTCAGCCACGCTGACAACGCCTCAAAAATCGGTTTTGCAACACTGGTCAGGCACCTCAAGGACTGGGGGTTCGTCTTGATTGACTGCCAGATGCCAACCAACCACCTCCAAAGTCTTGGCGCCCGCTCGATCGACCGCAGCGACTTCGCCGGTTACCTGCAACGCCACCTGGACCTTCCCAGCCGTGCTGCATGGGTTTCTTAGGCGACTTTCGCACACGTGGCTTACACTTAATTTACAGCTAATCCCGAGGGTTGATTCATGACCGAGTTGGCGCGCTTGAAGTTTTATGCCACTCAGCCCCACTCTTGCAGCTATCTGCCCGACGAACAAGCCACCACGCTGTTCCTCGACCCAAGTCAGCCCATGGATGTGCATGTCTACGCAGACCTGTCTGAAATGGGCTTTCGCCGCAGCGGCGACCACCTCTACCGGCCGCATTGCCAGAATTGCAATGCGTGCGTACCGGCGCGCATTCCGGTGGCGCATTTTTTACCCAACCGACAGCAAAAACGCATTTTCAAGCGCAATGCCGATTTGCAGGTCCGCCCCGCGAAGCCCGGTTTCAGCGAAGAGTACTTCGACCTGTATCAGCGTTACATCGAGCAGCGCCACGCTGACGGCGATATGTATCCGCCGAGCCGCGACCAGTTCTCGACGTTCCTGGTACGCGACCTGCCGTTTTCCAGATTCTACGAGTTCCGCCTCGACGGGCGTCTGCTGGCCGTAGCGGTGACCGATTTGCTGCCCAACGGCTTGTCGGCGGTCTACACCTTCTACGAGCCCGATGAAGAACGCCGCAGCCTGGGGCGTTACGCCATTCTCTGGCAAATCGCCGAGACCCAGCGCCTGGGACTGGAAGCGGTGTACCTTGGATACTGGATCAAAAACTGCAAAAAAATGAACTACAAGACCCAATATCGCCCCATCGAGCTGCTGATTAACCAGCGATGGGTGGTTCTGAACTAGGGTCAGCCCTAAAGCCCTTGGCTTAAACCCCATTTTTCGGGCACAATGCACGCCGCTTTTGCCTGGCGCAGTTGCACCGGGCCATTCATTGGATACCGAGGGCTTTACTGCATGTCGAAAGAAGACAGCTTCGAAATGGAAGGCACTGTCGTCGACACCCTGCCCAACACCATGTTTCGTGTGGAGTTGGAAAATGGGCACGTCGTAACCGCGCATATTTCCGGCAAGATGCGCAAGAACTACATTCGTATTCTTACCGGTGACAAAGTGCGCGTCGAGCTGACGCCCTATGACTTGAGCAAAGGGCGCATCACTTACCGCGCTCGCTAATCAAGTCAATACAAAACGCCCGGCTATGCCGGGCGTTTTTGTTTGCCTGCGATTTGCCCCCCCCAATCCAATGTGGGAACGAGCTTGCTCGCGATGGCGGTTTCACACCCGACATTAATGCAGGCTGACCCACCGCTATCGCGAGCAAGCTCACTCCCACAGGGGACGACGCACAACCGGCGACAGCAAAAAGGCGCCTTTCGGCGCCTTTTGCTTTATTGCGATTAACGTCAGGCCATTTCAGCCGTGGTTTCGAACTCGAAGGTCAATTCGCCGTCCTTGATGTCGATGTGGACCACACCGCCATGTTCGGCCAGTTCGCCAAAGAGTATCTCTTCCGCCAGCGGACGCTTGATCTTGTCCTGGATCAAACGTGCCATGGGTCGCGCACCCATGGTTGCATCGTAACCAGCCGCCGCCAGCCAACTGCGCGCCGCGTCGGTGACCTCAAGCAGCACACGCTTGTCTTCCAGTTGCGCCTGCAGTTCGGTAAGGAACTTGTCCACCACGCTTTTGATGACCTCATGACTGAGGCGACCAAACTGGATAATGGTGTCCAGACGGTTACGGAATTCCGGCGTGAAGCTCTTCTTGATCACTTCCATCGCATCGGAGGAGTGATCCTGATGCGTGAAGCCAATGGAAGCCCTGGCTGCGGTTTCGGCACCGGCGTTGGTCGTCATGATGACGATCACGTTACGGAAATCTGCCTTGCGCCCGTTGTTGTCGGTCAGCGTACCGTGATCCATGACCTGCAACAGCAGGTTGAAGACTTCCGGATGCGCCTTCTCGATCTCATCGAGCAACAGCACGCAGTGAGGCTGCTTGGTGACCGCTTCGGTCAGCAGGCCGCCCTGATCAAACCCGACATAGCCAGGAGGTGCACCAATCAAACGCGATACGGTGTGGCGCTCCATGTACTCGGACATGTCGAAACGAACCAGTTCGATCCCCAGAGCTTTCGCCAGTTGCCGCGCCGCTTCGGTTTTACCAACACCGGTAGGACCTGCGAACAGGAACGAGCCGACAGGCTTGTCAGGCGACTTCAGACCGGCACGCGACAGCTTGATCGCAGTCGACAGGGAATCAATCGCCGCCTCCTGACCAAACACCGTCAACTTCAGATCGCGCTCAAGGTTACGCAGCAACTCCTTGTCGGAGCTAGTGACGTGTTTTGGCGGAATCCGCGCAATCTTCGCCACGATGTCCTCGACCTGAGGCACCTCGATGCGTTTCACACGCTTCTCGATCGGCTGCAAACGCTGATAGGCGCCCGCCTCATCGATCACGTCGATGGCCTTGTCCGGCATGTGCCGGTCATTGATGTAGCGCGAAGCAAGCTCGGCAGCGGCACGCAGGGCTTCATCACTGTATTCGATATTGTGATGCTGCTCGAAACGCCCCTTGAGGCCGCGCAGGATGCCAATGGTGTCTTCCACCGAAGGCTCCGACACATCGACCTTCTGGAAGCGACGCGCCAACGCACGATCCTTCTCGAAGATCCCGCGAAATTCCTGGAACGTGGTCGAACCGATGCAACGGATATCACCCGAGGACAGCAGCGGCTTGAGCAGGTTCGAAGCGTCCATCACGCCACCGGACGCGGCACCGGCACCAATGATGGTGTGGATTTCGTCGATGAACAGAATGGCTTGAGGCCGTTTTTTCAGCTCATTGAGCAACGCCTTGAAGCGCTTCTCGAAATCGCCGCGATATTTGGTCCCGGCCAGCAATGCGCCCAGATCGAGCGAATACACCACGCTATTGGCCAACAGATCAGGCACCTGGTTGTCGACAATGCGCTTGGCCAGACCTTCGGCGATTGCGGTTTTACCCACGCCCGCCTCGCCGACCAGCAACGGATTGTTTTTACGCCGGCGCGCCAGAATCTGCGCCACACGCTCAACTTCCATTTCGCGCCCTACCAACGGGTCGATACGACCCTGGCGCGCCAGTTCGTTGAGGTTGCTGGCATAAGCATCCAGAGGATTGCCTGAAGAAGAAGACTCACCGCCCTCGTCGTCCTGCATATCTTGCTCACCTTCAGAGTGTTCGCCATGCCCTGGCACTTTGGAGATGCCATGGGCGATGTAATTGACGACATCGATACGTGCAACGCTCTGCTGTTTAAGCAGGAACACCGCCTGACTCTCTTGTTCACTGAAGATGGCGACCAGCACGTTAGCGCCTGTCACTTCACGCTTACCGGAGCTCTGCACATGGAAGACAGCACGCTGCAGTACACGCTGGAAGCCCAGGGTTGGCTGGGTTTCGCGATCCTCGTCATGGACGGGAATCAAAGGCGTGGTGGAATCGATGAACTCCTGCAGATCATGCTTGAGTTTGTCGAGGTTTGCGCCGCAGGCACGCAAAACGGTGGCGGCAGCCTCATTATCCAAAAGAGCCAACAGGAGGTGTTCGACGGTCATGAACTCATGACGCTTCGATCGGGCCTCCTTGAAGGCGAGATTGAGGGTGACTTCGAGCTCGCGGTTTAACATAGCTTCACCTCATACCCAAGTGGTCGGCGTTAACCGTCCTTCTCGATTTCACAGAGTAGCGGATGCTGGCTTTCCCTGGCGTACTGGTTGACCTGCATGGCCTTGGTCTCGGCGATGTCGCGGGTAAACACTCCACATACTGCCCGTCCTTCTGTGTGAACGGCCAGCATTACCTTGGTCGCCAGCTCGCGATTCAGGTTAAAAAACACCTCGAGCACTTCGACGACGAAATCCATCGGTGTGTAGTCATCATTGAACAAAACCACCTTGTACATCGGCGGCGCCTGCAATGCAGGCTTGGCCTCCTGTACAGCAACGCCCGAGGAATCGTCGTCGTGTAAATCCGGGCGATCCTGATTGAATGTTAGTCGAATCTGGCTGATTGCATGCATGGAAAGAAAGGTTCGTTAGTTGAGCGAATACAGTGGTGGGGGCGGCCCCAGAGCTTTTCAACTCCGACTGCTTGGTCACCTTG
Proteins encoded in this region:
- the clpS gene encoding ATP-dependent Clp protease adapter ClpS, with protein sequence MHAISQIRLTFNQDRPDLHDDDSSGVAVQEAKPALQAPPMYKVVLFNDDYTPMDFVVEVLEVFFNLNRELATKVMLAVHTEGRAVCGVFTRDIAETKAMQVNQYARESQHPLLCEIEKDG
- a CDS encoding arginyltransferase, encoding MTELARLKFYATQPHSCSYLPDEQATTLFLDPSQPMDVHVYADLSEMGFRRSGDHLYRPHCQNCNACVPARIPVAHFLPNRQQKRIFKRNADLQVRPAKPGFSEEYFDLYQRYIEQRHADGDMYPPSRDQFSTFLVRDLPFSRFYEFRLDGRLLAVAVTDLLPNGLSAVYTFYEPDEERRSLGRYAILWQIAETQRLGLEAVYLGYWIKNCKKMNYKTQYRPIELLINQRWVVLN
- the infA gene encoding translation initiation factor IF-1; amino-acid sequence: MSKEDSFEMEGTVVDTLPNTMFRVELENGHVVTAHISGKMRKNYIRILTGDKVRVELTPYDLSKGRITYRAR
- the clpA gene encoding ATP-dependent Clp protease ATP-binding subunit ClpA, with amino-acid sequence MLNRELEVTLNLAFKEARSKRHEFMTVEHLLLALLDNEAAATVLRACGANLDKLKHDLQEFIDSTTPLIPVHDEDRETQPTLGFQRVLQRAVFHVQSSGKREVTGANVLVAIFSEQESQAVFLLKQQSVARIDVVNYIAHGISKVPGHGEHSEGEQDMQDDEGGESSSSGNPLDAYASNLNELARQGRIDPLVGREMEVERVAQILARRRKNNPLLVGEAGVGKTAIAEGLAKRIVDNQVPDLLANSVVYSLDLGALLAGTKYRGDFEKRFKALLNELKKRPQAILFIDEIHTIIGAGAASGGVMDASNLLKPLLSSGDIRCIGSTTFQEFRGIFEKDRALARRFQKVDVSEPSVEDTIGILRGLKGRFEQHHNIEYSDEALRAAAELASRYINDRHMPDKAIDVIDEAGAYQRLQPIEKRVKRIEVPQVEDIVAKIARIPPKHVTSSDKELLRNLERDLKLTVFGQEAAIDSLSTAIKLSRAGLKSPDKPVGSFLFAGPTGVGKTEAARQLAKALGIELVRFDMSEYMERHTVSRLIGAPPGYVGFDQGGLLTEAVTKQPHCVLLLDEIEKAHPEVFNLLLQVMDHGTLTDNNGRKADFRNVIVIMTTNAGAETAARASIGFTHQDHSSDAMEVIKKSFTPEFRNRLDTIIQFGRLSHEVIKSVVDKFLTELQAQLEDKRVLLEVTDAARSWLAAAGYDATMGARPMARLIQDKIKRPLAEEILFGELAEHGGVVHIDIKDGELTFEFETTAEMA
- the aat gene encoding leucyl/phenylalanyl-tRNA--protein transferase, whose translation is MLTWLQRNTLSFPPLEKAMREPNGLLAAGGDLSADRLIQAYRHGCFPWFSQGQPILWWSPDPRTVLFPDELHVSRSLGKLLRQQRYQVTFDRDFPAVIKACAAPRDYADGTWITEAMQNAYLELHRRGYAHSVEVWDQGVLVGGLYGLAMGQLFFGESMFSHADNASKIGFATLVRHLKDWGFVLIDCQMPTNHLQSLGARSIDRSDFAGYLQRHLDLPSRAAWVS